A window of Halomonas sp. H10-9-1 contains these coding sequences:
- a CDS encoding IS1634 family transposase, which translates to MFVKVTKSGPRRYVKLVESYRDEAGKSRQRVIATLGRLEAVTAGESSALINGLLRVSGQPTLEEGTGETDFAPARSVGDTWLLTSLWKELGLDDAFRRVLRTKRQFDAERLLRVMVFNRLCDPESKLGVLRWLEDVLVPDVDTASISHQHLLRTMDTLSNCSEALNDVLAQQLKPLIDQELSIVFYDLTTIRAEGSTSLDGDVRHYGPSKEGGIARQFMLGVVQTAEGLPIHHEVFDGNVAETKTLLPTIETVVMRFNVRRVVLVADRGLLSLDNLEALSAVRVEGRPLEFILAVPGRRYSEFDDLLKVFHQTHCQDADTEAYGEMAWQDHRLIVAHRPEVAKVQTAARDQKLEALQADARQWFEKLDNQDAGRRYRGRKLSDAGVTARFYKAVTDAHLGHILKVDLTAETFNYVLDQRALDRARMLDGKLLLVTNMADHEPQQIVERYRALADIERGFRVLKSDIEIAPVYHRLPDRIRAHALICFLALVLYRVLRMRLKASSHPLSPTRALEIARKIQFHQVLLHRRETASGLTKLKPEQRDLFEAIGLPAPAASRL; encoded by the coding sequence ATGTTCGTCAAAGTCACCAAATCCGGGCCGCGCCGCTACGTGAAGCTCGTCGAGTCTTACCGCGACGAAGCCGGCAAATCGCGCCAACGCGTGATCGCGACGCTGGGACGCCTGGAAGCCGTCACGGCGGGGGAATCCAGCGCGCTGATCAATGGCCTGCTGCGCGTCTCCGGCCAGCCGACGCTTGAAGAAGGCACCGGCGAGACCGACTTTGCGCCGGCGCGATCCGTTGGCGATACCTGGCTGCTGACGTCGCTCTGGAAAGAGCTCGGATTGGATGACGCCTTCCGGCGGGTGCTACGCACCAAGCGGCAGTTCGATGCCGAGCGGCTACTGCGGGTCATGGTGTTCAATCGGCTATGCGATCCCGAATCGAAGCTCGGTGTGCTGCGCTGGCTAGAAGATGTGCTGGTGCCCGACGTCGACACAGCCTCGATCAGCCATCAGCACCTGCTGCGCACCATGGACACGCTGTCGAACTGCAGCGAAGCCCTCAATGACGTGCTGGCACAGCAACTCAAGCCGCTGATCGATCAAGAGCTGTCGATCGTCTTCTATGACCTCACCACGATCCGGGCAGAAGGCAGTACCTCACTCGATGGTGATGTCCGCCATTATGGTCCCTCGAAGGAGGGCGGGATCGCCCGACAGTTCATGCTGGGCGTCGTGCAGACGGCGGAAGGCCTGCCCATCCACCATGAGGTATTCGATGGCAACGTCGCGGAAACCAAGACGCTGCTGCCGACCATCGAGACCGTGGTCATGCGCTTCAACGTCCGCCGTGTCGTGCTGGTGGCCGACCGTGGGCTGCTCTCCCTCGATAACCTGGAGGCCTTGTCAGCCGTGCGTGTCGAGGGACGCCCCCTCGAGTTCATCCTGGCGGTTCCTGGTCGCCGCTACAGCGAGTTTGATGATCTGCTGAAGGTGTTTCATCAGACCCACTGCCAGGACGCCGACACCGAAGCCTATGGCGAGATGGCATGGCAGGATCACCGGTTGATCGTGGCGCACCGGCCGGAGGTCGCCAAGGTGCAGACGGCGGCGCGCGATCAAAAGCTCGAGGCACTGCAAGCTGATGCTCGCCAGTGGTTCGAGAAGCTGGATAACCAGGATGCCGGGCGTCGCTATCGCGGCAGAAAGCTCTCTGATGCCGGCGTGACGGCCAGGTTCTACAAGGCCGTCACTGATGCTCACCTCGGGCATATCCTGAAGGTCGACCTGACGGCCGAGACGTTTAACTACGTGCTGGATCAGCGAGCGCTCGATCGCGCCAGGATGCTGGATGGCAAGCTGCTGCTGGTCACCAATATGGCTGATCATGAGCCACAACAGATCGTGGAGCGCTACCGGGCGCTGGCTGACATCGAGCGCGGCTTCCGAGTGCTGAAGAGCGACATTGAGATCGCGCCGGTCTACCACCGGCTACCGGATCGCATCCGCGCTCATGCGCTGATCTGCTTCCTCGCCTTGGTGCTCTACCGGGTGCTCAGGATGCGACTGAAGGCGAGCAGTCATCCGCTGTCGCCGACACGGGCACTGGAGATTGCCCGCAAGATCCAGTTCCACCAGGTCCTGCTCCACCGTCGCGAGACGGCGAGCGGCCTGACCAAATTGAAGCCTGAACAGCGCGACCTTTTCGAGGCGATTGGCCTGCCGGCACCTGCTGCATCACGCTTGTAG
- a CDS encoding DUF4113 domain-containing protein, whose product MATLDALNHRMGRGTVTFGRASPKAAWQLRCANRTPRWTTRWDELPRLR is encoded by the coding sequence ATGGCGACGCTGGATGCACTCAACCACAGGATGGGGCGAGGTACCGTCACGTTCGGGCGCGCCTCGCCCAAGGCCGCCTGGCAGCTGCGTTGCGCCAACCGCACGCCGCGCTGGACCACACGCTGGGACGAGCTGCCGCGACTGCGCTGA
- a CDS encoding SOS response-associated peptidase encodes MCGRFALYSPYPSLAASLRLPLEATEADLVPRYNVAPGTWISAVRRLDDEGPLVLDAVWWGYHPHWAGKGAPEPINARVEKVATSRYFRGAFAHHRCLVPANGWFEWTPVDGKKQPHFLTRDDGQPLWLAGIWSERPDGKPGCAILTEPARGVAKQIHDRMPLALDAESLAPWLDPHLTDRETMRQTVHHLDPRQITHWPVSTRVNASTHDDDSLIAPLPPL; translated from the coding sequence ATGTGCGGCCGTTTTGCCCTCTACAGTCCCTATCCGAGCCTGGCAGCGTCGCTGCGCCTGCCGCTGGAGGCCACAGAGGCTGACCTGGTGCCGCGTTACAACGTGGCGCCGGGCACCTGGATCAGCGCCGTGCGCCGGTTGGACGATGAGGGGCCTCTGGTACTGGATGCGGTGTGGTGGGGCTATCACCCTCATTGGGCAGGCAAGGGAGCCCCTGAACCCATCAACGCACGGGTTGAGAAGGTCGCGACCTCAAGGTACTTCCGCGGTGCCTTTGCCCACCACCGCTGCCTGGTGCCTGCCAATGGCTGGTTCGAGTGGACGCCAGTCGATGGTAAGAAGCAGCCCCACTTCCTGACACGAGATGATGGTCAGCCGCTCTGGTTGGCGGGTATCTGGTCGGAGCGGCCTGACGGCAAGCCAGGGTGCGCCATCCTAACTGAACCGGCGCGAGGTGTGGCCAAGCAGATCCATGACCGCATGCCATTGGCTCTGGATGCCGAAAGCCTTGCGCCGTGGCTTGATCCGCATCTGACCGACCGGGAAACCATGCGGCAGACCGTCCATCACCTCGATCCTCGCCAGATCACCCATTGGCCGGTGAGTACCCGCGTCAACGCGTCCACTCACGATGATGACAGCCTGATAGCGCCGCTACCCCCACTGTGA
- a CDS encoding helicase-related protein, translated as MPLRDYPWEPSYATSDIREDGKLVDVLHDFYIPALSRATRYDRVAGYFSSSSLAAASQGFSRFIENGGEARFVVGMQLDPDDAAAILQGDEQRASQAMLAELASTQQWPSAMRHGVELLAWMVANGYLSLRVGLRVHAKDGSPQPLDYAQDGYLHEKWAILGDGQDELYISGSLNESQTALAINAENINVHPSWEDWGRKAIPQKHRNFKALWQGNHPAIRTFSLPEAVEAELVKIARNAGSLREIDGTPMATHTKQVREKDELTPSFAERLRFAMLRLAPLLPGGERVAIETTPIEPWPHQRFVANRLLETYPRNHLLCDEVGLGKTIEAGLAFRALWLSGRASTIRVFAPASLTSQWLVEMAEKFYLPFVRRTSRKGRWERIDLLDGEPMQGQGQMFDAPLEIISTGLVINRHGGRLLANLPETDLVLVDEAHKARRQTPDNQTTMPRFNKLYQELQGALYGKSRTLLLATATPMQLNRVEAFDLLKLMPSAGAVQFSEDLCEIFYRVRDKLLHQEPMAHYEGEWLCRYLNNVRSSSPEQWHFVNEHVLSPFGKTGLEDFTDRSLEPMIWDEVQPALSLLAPLGRSMLRHTRSLLRAYQREGLLNANLAWREVAPSIIPLGGVEREVYDQLQEYCADLASHMAANMEEGRQRAAIGFYLSFLRLRFASSFHALHCSLKRRLDKIQQTLDHKAQQVATSDGSREELEELRDDEVEGLVLKHRTESDLTWEQGAVSRLIATMDKLPSTPRKMRQLLEHIDQRRINSSDRVRQLVLFTRYTDTMEYLHGELRRRLPGCPIGTFSGAGGTLRRAGEFQPERMDRTTIKQRFVAGNIDILLCTDAAAEGLNLQSADLLINFDLPWNPMMLEQRIGRIDRIGQHHTQIHVLNYLYQGSVEEVVYSRLVKRFREALTVSGELQFSLLPIQPEDFEDYAKAEGEEGKIDEEELIRRAQEHANRIQERQQLTEFKAEEQKAAYEHLEAQQRREPLPASLESIWRIISESAYLKALGGGIESFAHGDAFRLVDVPGVPRDTLLTTSRELFEHGLGAEDRRRLHFATYGDPVFEKLLDYMLQPYEAVLAAWHARKPLSALQLGGQRWATTDDLLESELSEGGEIELVPRGQRLPGRQDDRVGRQQKVMLDAAAASLAEQKLKPTPDTPNNQIAELDRFRADVSQRHGQRVHLKFDAPDRNGMLALKDTLLWPVREKAAGLQVDSDPLLLTATRDLILRQLGDMKKDSRTGHEVAKRLRESAASMS; from the coding sequence ATGCCATTACGCGACTATCCCTGGGAACCGAGCTACGCCACCTCCGATATCCGGGAAGATGGCAAGCTGGTGGATGTGCTGCACGACTTCTACATTCCGGCGCTGAGCCGGGCGACGCGCTACGACCGTGTCGCCGGCTACTTCAGCTCTTCGTCGCTGGCGGCAGCATCTCAGGGGTTTTCGCGTTTCATCGAGAATGGCGGAGAGGCGCGCTTCGTTGTCGGGATGCAGCTCGATCCCGACGATGCCGCCGCGATCCTGCAGGGCGATGAGCAGCGTGCCAGCCAGGCCATGCTGGCGGAGCTGGCATCGACTCAACAGTGGCCTTCTGCCATGCGGCATGGTGTCGAGCTGCTGGCGTGGATGGTGGCCAATGGCTACCTCAGCCTTCGCGTTGGCCTGCGGGTGCATGCCAAGGATGGGTCACCACAGCCACTGGACTACGCCCAGGATGGCTACCTCCATGAGAAGTGGGCGATCCTCGGCGATGGCCAGGATGAGCTTTACATTTCCGGCTCGCTCAACGAGTCGCAGACGGCGCTGGCTATCAATGCCGAGAACATTAATGTGCATCCGTCATGGGAAGACTGGGGGAGAAAGGCGATCCCTCAGAAGCACCGTAACTTCAAGGCGCTGTGGCAGGGCAACCACCCGGCGATCAGAACATTCTCGCTGCCTGAGGCTGTCGAGGCCGAACTGGTCAAGATTGCCCGCAACGCCGGTAGCCTGCGCGAGATCGACGGTACGCCGATGGCCACACACACGAAGCAGGTGAGAGAGAAGGATGAGCTCACACCGAGCTTCGCCGAGCGGCTACGCTTTGCCATGCTGCGACTCGCGCCCCTGCTGCCGGGCGGGGAGCGTGTCGCCATCGAAACCACGCCCATCGAGCCCTGGCCGCATCAGCGCTTTGTGGCCAATCGCCTGCTGGAGACCTACCCCCGCAACCATCTGCTGTGTGACGAGGTAGGCCTTGGCAAGACCATCGAAGCTGGGCTGGCCTTCCGGGCTCTGTGGCTGAGTGGCCGTGCCAGCACGATTCGGGTATTTGCGCCGGCCTCGCTGACCTCGCAGTGGCTGGTGGAGATGGCCGAGAAGTTCTATCTGCCCTTCGTCAGGCGTACCAGCCGCAAGGGGCGCTGGGAGCGTATCGACCTGCTGGATGGCGAGCCGATGCAGGGGCAGGGCCAGATGTTCGATGCACCGCTGGAGATCATCTCGACGGGACTGGTGATCAACCGCCACGGCGGCAGGCTGCTGGCGAACCTTCCCGAGACTGACCTGGTGCTGGTGGACGAGGCCCACAAGGCCCGGCGCCAGACGCCTGATAATCAGACCACCATGCCGCGCTTCAACAAGCTCTACCAAGAGCTGCAGGGTGCGCTATATGGAAAGTCGCGAACTCTGCTGCTGGCCACCGCCACGCCGATGCAGCTCAACCGTGTAGAGGCCTTCGACCTGCTGAAGCTGATGCCTTCCGCCGGGGCTGTCCAGTTCTCCGAGGATCTGTGTGAAATCTTCTACCGGGTGCGCGACAAGCTGCTCCACCAGGAGCCGATGGCTCATTATGAAGGCGAATGGCTGTGTCGCTACCTGAACAATGTGCGGAGCTCTTCTCCGGAACAGTGGCACTTCGTCAATGAGCATGTGCTGAGCCCGTTCGGTAAAACTGGACTGGAGGACTTCACTGATCGTTCATTGGAGCCGATGATCTGGGACGAGGTGCAGCCGGCGCTGAGTCTGTTGGCACCGCTGGGGCGCAGTATGCTGCGGCACACGCGCTCGCTGCTGCGTGCCTATCAGCGTGAGGGGCTGCTTAACGCCAACCTTGCCTGGCGTGAGGTTGCCCCCAGCATCATTCCGCTTGGCGGCGTCGAGCGGGAGGTCTATGACCAGCTGCAGGAGTACTGCGCCGACCTGGCAAGTCATATGGCTGCCAACATGGAGGAGGGCCGGCAGCGCGCCGCCATCGGCTTCTACCTGAGCTTCTTGCGGCTACGCTTCGCCTCGTCCTTCCATGCGCTGCACTGCTCACTGAAGCGACGCCTGGACAAGATCCAGCAGACGCTCGACCACAAGGCGCAGCAGGTCGCGACCTCGGATGGCTCACGTGAAGAACTCGAAGAGCTGAGAGACGATGAGGTGGAAGGGTTGGTGCTCAAGCACCGCACAGAGAGTGACCTCACCTGGGAGCAGGGCGCCGTGTCGAGGCTGATTGCCACCATGGACAAGCTACCCTCCACGCCACGCAAGATGCGTCAGCTGCTGGAGCATATCGACCAGCGGCGCATCAATAGCAGCGACCGGGTCCGTCAGCTGGTGCTGTTCACGCGCTACACCGACACCATGGAGTACCTGCATGGGGAGCTGCGCCGGCGGCTGCCGGGTTGTCCGATCGGTACCTTCTCCGGCGCCGGTGGCACACTCCGGCGAGCCGGGGAATTCCAGCCGGAACGGATGGACCGTACCACCATCAAGCAGCGCTTCGTGGCGGGCAACATTGATATCCTGCTGTGCACCGACGCTGCTGCCGAGGGCCTCAACCTGCAGAGCGCCGACCTGCTGATCAACTTCGACCTTCCCTGGAACCCCATGATGCTGGAGCAGCGTATCGGTCGTATTGACCGCATCGGCCAGCACCACACTCAGATCCACGTGCTGAACTATCTCTATCAGGGCAGCGTTGAGGAGGTGGTCTACTCACGCTTGGTAAAACGCTTCCGCGAGGCGTTGACCGTTTCCGGGGAGCTGCAATTCTCGCTTCTGCCCATCCAGCCCGAGGACTTCGAGGACTACGCCAAGGCCGAGGGGGAAGAGGGCAAGATCGACGAGGAGGAGCTGATTCGCCGGGCGCAGGAGCACGCGAATCGGATCCAGGAGCGACAACAGCTCACCGAGTTCAAGGCCGAGGAGCAGAAGGCCGCCTACGAGCATCTGGAGGCACAGCAGCGCCGTGAGCCGCTGCCGGCTTCACTGGAAAGTATCTGGCGAATCATCAGCGAGAGTGCCTACCTGAAGGCACTGGGAGGCGGCATCGAGAGCTTCGCCCACGGTGATGCCTTCCGCCTCGTGGACGTTCCAGGCGTACCGCGCGACACGCTGCTGACTACTTCTCGTGAACTATTCGAGCATGGGCTGGGTGCCGAGGACCGGCGACGCCTGCATTTCGCCACCTACGGTGACCCCGTTTTCGAGAAGTTGCTCGACTACATGTTGCAGCCCTACGAGGCCGTGCTGGCGGCATGGCATGCGCGCAAGCCACTCTCGGCACTGCAGCTCGGTGGCCAACGCTGGGCGACCACGGATGACCTTCTGGAAAGTGAGCTGTCTGAGGGTGGGGAGATCGAGCTGGTGCCTCGGGGGCAGCGGCTGCCGGGGCGTCAGGATGATCGTGTTGGCCGACAGCAGAAGGTGATGCTCGATGCCGCGGCCGCCAGCCTGGCCGAGCAGAAGCTCAAACCCACCCCGGATACGCCCAACAATCAGATTGCGGAGCTCGACCGCTTCCGAGCCGACGTTAGCCAGCGCCATGGCCAACGAGTGCACCTCAAGTTTGATGCTCCTGATCGTAATGGCATGCTTGCCTTGAAGGACACGTTGCTCTGGCCCGTTCGTGAGAAGGCTGCCGGTCTACAGGTCGATTCCGACCCTCTGCTGCTCACTGCCACGCGAGATCTGATCTTGCGGCAACTGGGCGATATGAAGAAGGACAGTCGCACTGGGCATGAGGTCGCGAAGAGGTTGAGAGAGTCGGCTGCCAGTATGTCCTGA
- a CDS encoding RNA ligase family protein produces MSDFFRFPHTPHLAWLGEGEPRDDKLLDPPEVEALLAGEVLVEEKLDGANLGISWGENGQLRAQNRGAYLEPPFRGQFSRLNQWLMQHLASFQAHLPEHVILFGEWCAARHSLDYASLPDWFLVFDVYDRQAQRFWNRERRNDLVARLGLATVPLLKSGRFTARELEALVRTGRSGYRDGKLEGIVIRQDGPEWCERRAKLVHPDFVQQIEEHWRSRALEWNALASLTNS; encoded by the coding sequence ATGAGTGACTTCTTCCGTTTTCCCCACACCCCGCACCTTGCCTGGCTGGGCGAGGGTGAGCCCCGTGACGACAAGCTGTTGGACCCTCCCGAGGTGGAGGCGCTGCTAGCGGGTGAGGTGCTGGTGGAGGAGAAGCTGGATGGCGCGAACCTGGGCATCTCCTGGGGCGAGAACGGCCAACTACGTGCCCAGAACCGGGGTGCCTACCTGGAGCCGCCGTTTCGCGGGCAGTTCTCGCGACTCAACCAGTGGCTGATGCAGCACCTGGCCAGTTTCCAGGCCCACCTTCCAGAGCATGTCATCCTCTTCGGCGAGTGGTGTGCCGCACGCCACTCCCTCGACTACGCCAGCCTGCCGGACTGGTTCCTGGTCTTCGATGTCTACGATCGCCAGGCCCAGCGCTTCTGGAACCGGGAGCGGCGCAATGATCTGGTCGCGCGGCTCGGCCTGGCCACCGTGCCCCTGTTGAAGAGCGGGCGCTTTACTGCCAGGGAGCTGGAAGCGCTGGTGCGCACCGGCCGTAGCGGTTACCGGGATGGCAAGCTGGAAGGCATCGTGATCCGACAGGATGGCCCCGAGTGGTGCGAGCGTCGCGCGAAGCTGGTCCATCCTGACTTCGTACAGCAGATCGAGGAGCACTGGCGGTCCCGGGCGCTGGAGTGGAATGCCCTGGCATCGCTAACCAACTCATAG
- a CDS encoding DUF3696 domain-containing protein, with the protein MLTELRLQNFKAWRDTGPMRLAPLTVIFGTNSSGKSSLGHLLLALKQTALLTDRKRSLHLGDDNSLIDLGTFEDCLHDHDLNQALGFSLSWKSRTPLELSDILNPDQTFCGDELTLEAEIAASKAQQPETRQFSYTLHQGDDEVLKVRHGRRDGKALLKCEPLRLVHAQGRNWGVEAPEKFYRFSDKTLSRYQNAHFLTEFVLEAEQLLENFYHLGPLRSPPKRVYPWSGDTPPDVGAEGELTIPAILAATQQGRQLNRGPKQKYQPFDAFIAGWLKNLGIIHEFKVEPIAKGRKEYEVLIQAHAGAPWVKLTDVGFGVSQILPALVQAFYAPPHSVLWMEQPEIHLHPRVQANLADAFISAIHARENGENRNTQLIIESHSEHFLNRLQRRIAEGEVTPDEVAVYFVTRRRNGAHLEPLRLNEYGDIENWPDGFFGDDMEDITQRALAAARKRKARKAQEANT; encoded by the coding sequence ATGCTCACTGAGCTGCGACTGCAGAATTTCAAGGCCTGGCGGGACACCGGGCCGATGCGCCTGGCGCCGTTGACGGTGATCTTCGGCACCAACAGCTCAGGGAAATCGAGCCTGGGCCATCTCCTGTTGGCACTCAAGCAGACAGCGCTGCTGACTGATCGCAAGCGCTCCCTGCACCTGGGCGACGACAACTCGCTAATCGATCTGGGCACCTTCGAGGACTGCCTGCATGACCACGATCTGAACCAGGCGCTGGGTTTCTCGCTTAGCTGGAAGAGCCGCACTCCACTTGAGCTGAGCGACATCCTCAATCCTGACCAGACCTTTTGTGGCGATGAGCTCACCCTGGAGGCAGAGATCGCTGCCAGCAAGGCGCAGCAGCCCGAGACGCGACAGTTCTCCTATACCCTGCATCAAGGTGATGACGAGGTGCTCAAGGTCCGGCATGGGCGCCGTGACGGCAAGGCATTACTCAAGTGCGAGCCGCTGCGGCTGGTGCATGCCCAGGGACGGAACTGGGGTGTCGAGGCGCCGGAGAAGTTCTACCGCTTCTCGGACAAGACGCTGTCGCGCTACCAGAATGCCCACTTCCTTACCGAGTTCGTGCTGGAAGCCGAGCAGCTGCTGGAGAACTTCTACCACCTCGGCCCGCTGCGCAGCCCGCCCAAACGCGTCTATCCTTGGTCGGGTGATACCCCGCCCGATGTTGGGGCTGAAGGTGAGCTGACCATTCCGGCGATACTGGCCGCTACCCAACAGGGGCGGCAGCTCAACCGCGGGCCCAAGCAGAAGTATCAACCCTTCGATGCCTTTATCGCCGGCTGGCTGAAGAACCTGGGCATCATCCATGAGTTCAAGGTCGAGCCCATTGCGAAAGGGCGCAAGGAGTATGAGGTGCTGATCCAGGCCCATGCCGGTGCGCCCTGGGTGAAGCTGACCGATGTCGGTTTCGGCGTCTCGCAGATCTTGCCGGCCCTGGTGCAGGCCTTCTATGCCCCCCCACACTCGGTGCTGTGGATGGAGCAGCCGGAAATCCACCTCCATCCGCGCGTTCAGGCCAATCTGGCGGATGCTTTCATCAGCGCAATCCATGCGCGAGAGAACGGCGAGAACCGTAACACCCAGCTGATCATCGAAAGCCACTCCGAGCACTTCCTCAACCGCCTGCAGCGGCGCATCGCCGAAGGCGAGGTGACACCCGATGAGGTGGCGGTCTACTTCGTGACGCGCCGTCGCAACGGTGCGCACCTGGAGCCGCTGCGGCTCAACGAGTATGGCGATATCGAGAACTGGCCGGATGGCTTCTTCGGCGATGACATGGAGGACATCACCCAGCGGGCGCTGGCTGCGGCACGCAAGCGCAAGGCAAGGAAGGCGCAGGAGGCTAATACATGA